Genomic DNA from Roseburia intestinalis L1-82:
ATATGAGAGAATCCAAAAGCCGGAAGGACTGCTGTACCATTACACCAGAAAAGAAAATCTGGAATCCATCTTAAGGGATGGGAGGATACGGAAATTTTGTGACCGGGAAACATGGTTCACGAAATCCCTTGCAGATACGCTGCGGCTTATGTCACTCACGGTGATGCAGGAGGGAGCAGCTTATTATGATGCGAGCGGCAGGCTGCAGCGTTACCCGGCATTTGTACCGGAGGATTATGTAGTTTTAGAACTTACCCCGCGCTACCAGAGCGGGGAATGGGTGATCTGGAATCAGGAACTTCCACCCAATGCCCCGGAGTCCGTAAGGGAGCTTGCGGAAGAGTTCAGCCACTTAAAACTCGGATACCGTGGAGATTTAAAGTTCTGGGAGAATCCTGTCATTTATGAGATGACAGACCTTTTGGAAGAACCGGACCAGACCAGTGAAATGAAAATGCAGTAAAAAAACAGAAAAAAGGAAAGGAAGATCAGATGAAGAAAAAGAAATGGATGATGATGGCAGTGATGGTGCTTGCACTTACGATGATGTTTGGAACTACAGTATATGCGTCAGGGAAAGGGGATGTGGCAGGCGCAATCGAGGGTACATGGCAGGATGCCTCCGCACAGATCAAGACAGTAGTCAATAAGGTGGTGTTTCCGGCAATCGACCTGATACTTGCCGTATTCTTCTTTGCAAAGCTGGGTACGGCATACTTCGATTACCGAAAACACGGACAGTTTGAATGGGCGGCACCCGCAATCCTGTTTGCGTGTCTGGTATTCACGCTGACGGCACCGACCTATATCTGGAAAATCCTTGGCATATAGGGGATGGTGAGAAAGAAGGTGTCAGATGTTTATATTTGATTTTGTTGCGGAAACCGTACTAGACCAGATCATCGACTGGCTGTATGGGAAGATCGTTGGATTTCTCAATGATTTTTTTGCAATGATGAACAATATGGGGGTGGAATTGTTTGACCTGCCGTGGGTGAATGCAATTACCACTTTTTTTAGCTGGCTTGGCTGGGCATTGTTTGTGGTAGGGCTGGTGGTCGGAGCTTTTGAATGTGCCATAGAGTATCAGGGAGGAAGGGGCAGTATCAAGGATACTGCCTTAAACTATGTCAAGGGATTTATGGCGGTCAGCCTGTTTTCCATTCTTCCGGTCAACTTATACTCCCTAAGTGTGTCGCTGCAGAGTTCCTTCGGATCGGCATTATCCGGCATTACAGATGCGGAAAGCATCGGGATGACTGCACAGCAGGTGCTTATGTCAGCCGCCATGCCGGGAGTGGGGAATCCGATCCTGCAGATATTCTGTGCCGTGATGATGGGGTATGCCGTGATAAAAGTGTTTTTCGGAAACCTGAAAAGAGGAGGCATCCTGCTCATACAGATCGCAGTTGGAAGCCTTTATATGTTTTCTGTTCCAAGAGGATATATTGACGGTTTTACCCAGTGGTGCAAGCAGGTCATTGGAATCTGTCTCACCGCTTTCCTGCAGTCCACCATGCTCACGGCAGGACTCATGATCTTCAAGGACCATCCTCTGCTTGGTCTGGGTGTCATGCTTTCCTCCACGGAGGTGCCGAGGATTGCCGGACAGTTCGGACTGGACACCAGCACAAAGGCAAACCTGATGAGCGGAGTTTATGCAGCGCAGACAGCCATCAACATTTCAAAAACGGTTGTCAAAGCAGTGGCAGCATAAGGCGGTGAAAGGATGGAGAAAAAGCTGGGGAGTCTGTTCGATGGGATCGGGGGATTTCCATTGGCAGCAAAAAGAAATGGCATACGGCCTGTGTGGGCGAGTGAGATAGAAAAGTTTCCCATGGCAGTTACCATGCACCGGTTCCCGGAGATGAAACACATGGGAGACATTACAAAACTGCATGGGGAAAACCTCCCGGTTGTGGATGTGATAGCCGGGGGTTCGCCATGTCAGGACTTATCCATTGCCGGGAGACGCGCAGGACTTGCGGGGATGCGTTCCGGTCTCTTTTTAGAGCAGGTACGCATCATAAAAGAAATGCGCAGGCAGGAGGAAAGGAGGAAAAACAGCAGTGGAAGGAGAGCAGATGTCCCTGTTCGACCTCGGTATATGGTCTGGGAAAATGTGCCGGGAGCCTTCTCAAGCGGAGAACCAAAAGGAGCAGATTTTAAGAGAGTCCTCGAAGAAGTCTGTGGTATATCGGAGGAGTCCGTATCTTTACCTGGACCGCCGGATGGGGCATGGACTCCTGCCGGGATTATTCTGGGACAGGAATTCTCTGTTGCTTGGAGGGTACTGGACGCTCAATTTTGGGGAGTCCCCCAGAGACGCCGAAGAATCTTCCTTATCGCAGATTTTGGAGGCCACAGTGCCGGAGAGATATTATTTGAGTCCGAAAGCGTGTGGAGGCATTATCAGGAGAGCAGGGAACAGAGGAAAAAAGCTGCCGCCGATCTTGGAGGCGGCACTTTTGATGCAGGCACAGGAGCCGACATAGTGTGTCTGATGGATCAGGGAGGACAGCGGATGGATGTGTACCGGAACCTTATCGGTACACTTCTGGCACACAGTTCAAGCACACCGCCCATTATCATGGCGAGCAGTCAGGCAAATGCAGAAATCGGGATCGGATATTGTCCGACCATTACAGCCGCGGCAGGGATGGCAGGCAATAACCAGCCGATCCTGTTTGACAATCACGGACCGGACACCCGCTACAGCGGACCGGTGAAGGTGGCGCAGACCGTTACTTCTGCACTGGGGACGGGAGGCAACAATACGCCGCTTGCTGTTCATGGAGAACCCTACTGCATCGCCGGAAATGTCATCAACCGTCAGGATAAAAACGGGGGAAACGGCTGCGGCTATCAGCAGGGAGTCAGTTATACGCTGACAACAGAGGACAGGCATTGTGTGGCATACACGGATGACCTGCCGGAGCTTTATCAGGACGTGGTTGGAACATTGTGTGCCAAGGATGCAAAAGGGCTGAACAGTCAGTATGTCAGCCAGAGCAAATGCATTGTAAGCAGAAAGAAGCGTGTGAGGAAACTCATACCGCTTGAGTGTGAAAGACTCATGGGGTTCCCGGACCACTGGACGGACATTCCGGGAGCAAGTGACAGTGTCCGGTACCGGGCATTGGGAAACAGCGTGGCAGTGCCGTGTGTGGAATATATTCTCTGCGGCATTGCTTATTTTTTAGAAAGACAGGAGGGAGAACGGGATGTACATATACCCGGATAATCTGAAATCGAAAGCGAGCATGTGGCTGTGGGAGTTAAAAGACCTTGCAGTGACAGGAATCATCGTACTGGTATCTGTGTTTGCATTTGCCTATGCAAAACTGTGGTTCCCGATGGTGATAGCAGGCGTATACGCATTTTTAACGATACAGGTGGAGGATACCACCATCTTAAAATTTATCCACTATGCATGTGCGTATTTTTTGATGGAACAGCAGCATTATGAATGGAGGTATACCGCAAATGAAACGGAAGAATGAACAGTCCACAAGGGAGCTGATGGGGACAAAGGAACTGTCGGATTACAGCATCCGCACTTACCGGAAGGATGAGCTGGTCTATTTTCTGATCCAGCCGAGCAACCTGTCCGTGTTGTCGGAGGAGAGCCTTTCTGCAAGAATCTACGGACTCATGACGGTCTTAAAAGGCATCACGGAAATCGAGATGATGTGCTTAAATTCCCGTGAAAACTTTGAGGACAATAAAAGATATTTAAAGAACCGCGCGGAGGAAGAAACCAACCCGACTGTGCGGAAACTGCTGGAACTGGATGCAGGACACCTTGACCGGATGCAGGTGCAGATGGCAACGGCAAGGGAGTTTTTACTGATTATCCGGCTGAGAAACCAGAAGGAGAATGAGGTGTTCTCTTACTTAAATCGTATCGAAAAAATGCTGGTGGAACAGGGATTTACATCCAAAAGAGCGGATGAGGAGGACATGAAGAGGATACTGGCTGTTTACTTTGAACAGAATGTCACAACGGAAAAATTTGAAGAATTTGATGGGGAGAGGTGGATCATTTTAAATGAATAACAACAGAAAGAAAAAAACACAGACACAGACACCGGGGGAAGAGAGGCTTAAGAGTTTCCTTGACATGATCGCGCCGTCCGTCATCCAGTTTTACACGGATCATTATATCTGCGGGAATACGTTCCGCAGTGTCTGGGCACTCAGGGAATATCCGACTGCAACGGATGAGCAGGCAATCCTGCGCCACCTTGGGGAAAAGGACGGTGTGACACTGCGTATCTATACCAGACAGGTCACACCGGCAGAGGAGAAAAAAATTATCAGCAATGCGGCAAACAAGAACCGCATGAAACAGGGGAATACAGAAAATTTACAGGAGACAGTCACGGCAGCGAGCAACCTGCAGGATGTGACCAACATCATTGCGACCATGCACCGCAACAGGGAGCCGTTACTGCATACGGCTGTGTATCTGGAGTTATCCGCAGCGGACATGGATAAGTTAAAGCTGCTGCAGACCGAAGTGTTGACAGAACTCATCCGTTCCAAACTGAACGTGGATAAGCTGCTGTTGCGCCAGAAGCAGGGGTTCTTATGTGTGCATCCGGCTGGCAGGAATGTCTTTCTGGAGCAGTTTGAACGTGCGCTTCCGGCTTCGAGTGTGGCGAACCTGTTTCCTTTTAACTACTCCGGCAAGACCGATAAGAACGGATTTTATATCGGGAGGGATAAGTTTGGAAGCAATGTCATTGTAGATTTCAACCAAAGGGCGGATGACAAGACGAATGCCAATATCCTCATCCTTGGAAACTCCGGGCAGGGAAAATCCTACCTGTTAAAACTGATACAGACCATCCTGCGTGAGTCCGGGATGAAAGTCATCTGCCTGGACCCGGAGCATGAATATGTTGACCTGACCGGAAATCTGGGAGGCTGTTTTGTGGATCTGATGAGCGGGGAGTATATCATCAATGTGTTAGAACCCAAAACATGGGATGAAAACGGCAGCCCGGAGGATACGGAGGCACCCTATGCGTTCCGCTGTTCCTCAAAATTAAGCCAGCATATCTCCTTCTTAAAAGACTTTTTCCGAAGCTATAAGAATTTTACGGACAGCCAGCTTGACACGATAGAAATCATGTTGGCGAAACTTTATGAGAAGTGGAACATAGGGGATGATACGGACTTTGGCAGGCTTACGCCAAAGGATTACCCGATCCTGTCTGACCTTTACGATCTGATGGAAGAGGAATATAAGCATTACGATGCGAAGAAGAAACAACTGTATACCGCAGAGCTTCTGCAGGAAATCTGTCTTGGACTTCACTCCATGTGTAAGGGAGCGGAGTCCAAATTTTTTAACGGACATACGAATATCACAGACAGCAGTTTTCTGACTTTCGGTGTCAAGGGACTGCTTCAGGCGAGCAAAAATGTGAAGGATGCCATGCTGTTTAATGTGCTTTCCTACATGTCCAATGAACTTCTGACCAACGGGCATACGGCAGCCTGCATCGATGAGTTTTATCTGTTCCTTACCAACCTGACCGCCGTGGAATATATCCGAAACTTTATGAAACGTGTGCGAAAAAAGGACAGTGCCGTCATCCTTGCCAGCCAGAATCTGGAGGACTTCAATATCGATGGAATCCGGGAGTATACGAAACCGCTGTTTTCCATCCCAACCCATGTATTTCTGTTCAATGCGGGAAACATCGATTCCAGATTTTATATCGACACCCTGCAGCTTGAGCAGAGCGAATACAACCTGATCCGCTATCCGCAGAGGGGCGTGTGCCTCTATAAATGCGGCAATGAACGTTACAACCTTATGGTACATGCACCGGAGTACAAGGAGAAACTGTTCGGAAGTGCCGGAGGACGATAAAGCAGGGAAAAAGGAAGGAGGGATGCCAAACTATGGACATGAGGGAGCAGAAATTCGGCATTGAGATCGAGATGACAGGCATTACCAGACAGCGTGCTGCGGAGGTCATGGCAGCCTATTTTTCCTCTACGTTCAGCTATGACGGCGGAAGCTATGAAGAGTACAGTGTCAGGGATGCGGCAGGCCGCAGATGGAAAGTCATGTATGACTCCAGCATTGAGGCGCAGAAAAAAGGCGGCGGTTATGCGGGGAGTGAGTACAAGGTAGAATTTGTTTCCCCTATCTGTGAATACGCGGATATCCCTGTCATACAGGAACTCATCCGGCAGCTCCGGCATGCAGGTGCAGTGGCAGGAAAGAATACAGGCATCCATGTGCATATCAACGCGGCACCCCATGATGCAAGGACACTGCGGAACATCACCAACATCATGTACAGCAAGGAAGATTTGATCTATAAGGCACTTCAGGTAGATGTAGAGAGGGAGCATCGTTACTGCCAGAAGGTGGAAGAGGACTTTTTGCAGGAACTGAACCGGAAGAAACCAAAGAGTCTGGAGGAAGTGAGCAGGATCTGGTACAAGGGGGTTGATGGAAGGCACAGGCATTACCATGAAAGCCGTTACCACTGTCTGAATCTGCACAGCGTGTTCCAGAAGGGAACGATTGAGTTTCGTCTGTTTAACTCCACTACCCATGCAGGAAAAATAAAGGCATATATCCAGCTCTGCCTTGCCATTTCTGCGCAGGCATTGAACCAGAAATGTGCCAGCCGGATCAAGACTGCCAGCACCAACGAAAAATATACATTCCGTACCTGGCTGTTAAGGCTGGGAATGATCGGGGATGAATTTAAGACGGCGCGGAAGTTTCTTCTGGAAAATCTGGAGGGCGGCATTGCATGGAAGGACCCGGAACAGGCTGTGAGACAGAAGGAAAGACTGCGTGCGATGAAAGAAAAGAAAGAACTGGAAATCGGACATGCACAGCAGGCAGACAGCATGGAAGAAGAGGTGCCGGAGGATGCACAGGGAATGAACATGACCATGTAAAAACAAAACGCAGAGAAAGGAAACAAGAATATGAACATGACAGGAAGAAGATATATTGCATATGGCTCGAACTTAAACCGGGGGCAGATGGCACTGCGCTGCCCCGATGCAAAGGTGGTAGGAACCGGGGAAATCAAGGACTATGAGCTGTTGTTCCGTGGAAACAGGAACGGGGCGGTAGCCACGGTGGAGCCGAAAAAAGGGGAGAGTGTGCCGGTGTTAATCTGGGAGATCAGTCCGAGAGATGAGTTTAACCTGGACCGTTATGAGGGATATCCGAGACTGTATGGAAAAGAAATGCTGGAAGTGGAGATGGATGGAAAACGGGAGAAAATGATGGCATATACCATGACGGATGGGTATGCCATGGGAGTCCCTTCGGAACACTACCTTGCTACTATCCGCACCGGATATCAGGAGGCAGGATTTGATGAGGATGTTCTGATGGCAGGTGTTGAAAAGAGCAGGGAGCGCATGAAACAGGAGATGGAAGCAGAGAGAATGGAGGAAGCATCATGGAGCCAGCAACTGCCGCTCTGATCGCAAGGGCAGCCATAGCAGCCGGAACCAATAAAAAAGTGTGGACAGGGATTGCCTCTGTACTGGCAGCCCTGTGCCTTCCGGTCATCCTTGCCGTCATGTGCTACATCAGCATTGCTTCCGGTGGAACAGAACATAACCGGGCGGCAGTGCATCTGGCATTCGATGGAGGGGAAGCACCGGATGGAATGCCTGCGGATTATCAGGCTTATGTCCGCCAGATGCAGGAAAGTTTTGCGGAGCTGGATGCCATATTAGATGACATTGATGGCATGACAGAAGGGGAACTGTGCGACAGGTATCTGGTCAAATCCGTTTTTTATTCTCTGTATTTCGGCGCAGACCGGGTACGGCTTGAGACGGATGATTATAAAAAATTTGCAGACTGTTTTGTGGATTATGAGGAACGGACACAAAACGCAGAGCAGGAGGACGGGACAGTCACGCTGGAAAAATATACCGTGGCAGTTGCCATTGGGGATAAGACAAAAATCTTCCAAAAACTTGCATCCGACTATGGAGTTACCGCAACTTATGAACAACAGTCCAATGCAGTCAATGTGTGGTATGTGGCAAAGTATGACACAGCGGCCCCTACAGAGGGGGATGAATTTTCCGACTGGAGCGGCTGGAACGGGGCAGGGGATATCCCTGTGTATGATCTGCCGGCCAATGGGAATGGAAGTGATATCGTACAGCTTGCATTATCGAGACTGGGGCATCCGTACTCGCAGGCACTCCGCGGAACCGGGAATTATGTCGACTGCAGTTACCTGACACTGTGGTGCTACAGACAGATAGGAATCTCCCTGCCGGGAACGGCGGCAGAGCAGGGAAGATATATGGTGGAGCATAACCTGACGGTTGCAAAGGAATCACTGCAGCCGGGGGACCTTGTGTTCTGGAGCCACAAACCAAACGGAAGATACATGAACATCACGCATGTGGGAATCTATGCCGGGGATGGCATGGTCGTGGATGCGTCCTATTCCAAAGGGAAGGTGGTGTACCGTCCCCTGTTTGACAACGATAAGCAGGTACTGTATGGCAGACCGCAGTAAATTTTTTGATGCCGCAGGCATCTGTTTTCCGCCAGAAAATAGAAATGAAGGAGGAGCGATATGGCAGAAAAAGAAATAAAAATCACATTTGCCGGGGAGAAACTGGAGGCATTAAGTTTCTTTCTGGCAGAGCAGGGAGGAAAAACCGTGGAGGAGCTGTTGAAGAGCCATCTCGATAAATCTTATGAGAAAAATGTTCCTGCACAGGTCAGAAAATTTGTGGAGAGCAGGATGGAAACTCTACAGGAGACAGCAAATCAGGAGCAGGAATCCCAGAGAACGGGAGGCACAAGACAGCAGAGAGCATCCGGCAGGCGGAGCAGGGAGACACAGAATCAGGAAGAGCAGCCGAGAGAGCCGGTGCTGGAAACTGTGGAAGAGACAGCAGAAAATACGATGAGCATGGGAATGTGAGGCGGATAAGTGAACGGATATGAAGAGAAAATAAAAGACCGTCTGTTTCTGGAAGTGTGCAATGCGGCAGGCAGAGAGGAATGGGACGGACTGGCGCATCAGCAGAAGGAAAACCTCATGCTGGTATGCCGTCTCAGCGGGTATGACGAAAAGTTTCAGAGGGACTGCGGACTTGTCACCAGAGAGCAGATGGAGCATTGGGGGATAGAAGAAGAGGTGCTTTTTCAGGATGCATGGGCAAATATGTTTGCAAAACGTCCGCCGCTCCTTATGGATTTTGAGGATGCCTACGGGCATCACTATGACCAGAATATCCTTTCGATGGAGAAAAAACCGGAGAGAATCTGGAGGACGGATGCCGACTTTTATGTCCTTACCAACAACATGGATCATGGGGCGGTGTACATGATGGACGAGGCAACGCTGCAAAAATCAGCAGAAAAGCTGGATGGAAATCTGATCGTCCTTCCGGCATCCATCCACGATGTGTATCTTATGGTGGAGAGGGAAGGTCTGGACATGGAACGGCTGAGGAATGGGGTATATGGAGCAAACAGGGCGTTCCCGGAGGCAGACTATCTGTCCGATGAGATTTATCGATATGACAGGGATACGCACAGGCTGTCTGTCATACCGGCGAGCGTGCAGGAAGAGCAGGCAGGAATGGTGCTTTCTTAAAGGTGTGTTTTTCTGAAAACATTTCAACTGGGAGTTTATGGGAAGGAGGAACTATGAGAGCAGTATTTTCCAGAAAAGAGCCGAAGATAGAGGCGAAAGAATTCTGTGTGGAAAAGGTCATCATGCTTCCGGCTGGGGAGTATGAATCTTTTACCAATCATCTGATGCACAGGCATGATTTTATCAGGGAAAATTTGGATTTCATGTATGAAAAAGATGGGGTGCGGCACTGTCTTTTAGTAACCGGAGAGGGCATGGAGGAAGGTGTTCTGGTGGAGAGCGAAGGGTCATCTTACGCCAGATACTTTGCCTTTGTGCCATCGGTAAGCGGCATTTTGGAACAGGAGCAGGCAGTGAAGGAAACACAGACGCTGTCCATGATAAAGGAAAGCGGACAGGAAGAGCAGGCAGGAATGGTGCTTTCTTAAGGGTGTGTTTTTCTGAAAATGATTTCAACTGAGAGTTTAAATTTGGAGGTAAAGAGATGAAACAGGCAGTCGTTACGATCAAATATGATGAGGAAAAGTTAAATGCTGTGAAACAGTACATGGGAAAAAAGGACGCGGATTTTGATGCGGAACTGAAGGAAGTCCTTGGAAAAATGTACGAAAAATATGTACCGCAGGCAGTCCGTGAGTACATTGAAAGCAGAGGGGATGTGCCGCCTGCAATCAAAAAGGCAAACCGC
This window encodes:
- a CDS encoding DUF6103 family protein, with product MAEKEIKITFAGEKLEALSFFLAEQGGKTVEELLKSHLDKSYEKNVPAQVRKFVESRMETLQETANQEQESQRTGGTRQQRASGRRSRETQNQEEQPREPVLETVEETAENTMSMGM
- a CDS encoding C40 family peptidase; the protein is MEPATAALIARAAIAAGTNKKVWTGIASVLAALCLPVILAVMCYISIASGGTEHNRAAVHLAFDGGEAPDGMPADYQAYVRQMQESFAELDAILDDIDGMTEGELCDRYLVKSVFYSLYFGADRVRLETDDYKKFADCFVDYEERTQNAEQEDGTVTLEKYTVAVAIGDKTKIFQKLASDYGVTATYEQQSNAVNVWYVAKYDTAAPTEGDEFSDWSGWNGAGDIPVYDLPANGNGSDIVQLALSRLGHPYSQALRGTGNYVDCSYLTLWCYRQIGISLPGTAAEQGRYMVEHNLTVAKESLQPGDLVFWSHKPNGRYMNITHVGIYAGDGMVVDASYSKGKVVYRPLFDNDKQVLYGRPQ
- a CDS encoding DUF6329 domain-containing protein, which encodes MRAVFSRKEPKIEAKEFCVEKVIMLPAGEYESFTNHLMHRHDFIRENLDFMYEKDGVRHCLLVTGEGMEEGVLVESEGSSYARYFAFVPSVSGILEQEQAVKETQTLSMIKESGQEEQAGMVLS
- a CDS encoding DUF5688 family protein, with amino-acid sequence MNGYEEKIKDRLFLEVCNAAGREEWDGLAHQQKENLMLVCRLSGYDEKFQRDCGLVTREQMEHWGIEEEVLFQDAWANMFAKRPPLLMDFEDAYGHHYDQNILSMEKKPERIWRTDADFYVLTNNMDHGAVYMMDEATLQKSAEKLDGNLIVLPASIHDVYLMVEREGLDMERLRNGVYGANRAFPEADYLSDEIYRYDRDTHRLSVIPASVQEEQAGMVLS
- a CDS encoding conjugal transfer protein TrbL family protein, producing MFIFDFVAETVLDQIIDWLYGKIVGFLNDFFAMMNNMGVELFDLPWVNAITTFFSWLGWALFVVGLVVGAFECAIEYQGGRGSIKDTALNYVKGFMAVSLFSILPVNLYSLSVSLQSSFGSALSGITDAESIGMTAQQVLMSAAMPGVGNPILQIFCAVMMGYAVIKVFFGNLKRGGILLIQIAVGSLYMFSVPRGYIDGFTQWCKQVIGICLTAFLQSTMLTAGLMIFKDHPLLGLGVMLSSTEVPRIAGQFGLDTSTKANLMSGVYAAQTAINISKTVVKAVAA
- a CDS encoding DNA cytosine methyltransferase, coding for MEKKLGSLFDGIGGFPLAAKRNGIRPVWASEIEKFPMAVTMHRFPEMKHMGDITKLHGENLPVVDVIAGGSPCQDLSIAGRRAGLAGMRSGLFLEQVRIIKEMRRQEERRKNSSGRRADVPVRPRYMVWENVPGAFSSGEPKGADFKRVLEEVCGISEESVSLPGPPDGAWTPAGIILGQEFSVAWRVLDAQFWGVPQRRRRIFLIADFGGHSAGEILFESESVWRHYQESREQRKKAAADLGGGTFDAGTGADIVCLMDQGGQRMDVYRNLIGTLLAHSSSTPPIIMASSQANAEIGIGYCPTITAAAGMAGNNQPILFDNHGPDTRYSGPVKVAQTVTSALGTGGNNTPLAVHGEPYCIAGNVINRQDKNGGNGCGYQQGVSYTLTTEDRHCVAYTDDLPELYQDVVGTLCAKDAKGLNSQYVSQSKCIVSRKKRVRKLIPLECERLMGFPDHWTDIPGASDSVRYRALGNSVAVPCVEYILCGIAYFLERQEGERDVHIPG
- a CDS encoding DUF3852 domain-containing protein, which gives rise to MKKKKWMMMAVMVLALTMMFGTTVYASGKGDVAGAIEGTWQDASAQIKTVVNKVVFPAIDLILAVFFFAKLGTAYFDYRKHGQFEWAAPAILFACLVFTLTAPTYIWKILGI
- a CDS encoding DUF6103 family protein; this translates as MKQAVVTIKYDEEKLNAVKQYMGKKDADFDAELKEVLGKMYEKYVPQAVREYIESRGDVPPAIKKANRQQGKNSVASGSAAENE
- a CDS encoding VirB4 family type IV secretion system protein, which codes for MNNNRKKKTQTQTPGEERLKSFLDMIAPSVIQFYTDHYICGNTFRSVWALREYPTATDEQAILRHLGEKDGVTLRIYTRQVTPAEEKKIISNAANKNRMKQGNTENLQETVTAASNLQDVTNIIATMHRNREPLLHTAVYLELSAADMDKLKLLQTEVLTELIRSKLNVDKLLLRQKQGFLCVHPAGRNVFLEQFERALPASSVANLFPFNYSGKTDKNGFYIGRDKFGSNVIVDFNQRADDKTNANILILGNSGQGKSYLLKLIQTILRESGMKVICLDPEHEYVDLTGNLGGCFVDLMSGEYIINVLEPKTWDENGSPEDTEAPYAFRCSSKLSQHISFLKDFFRSYKNFTDSQLDTIEIMLAKLYEKWNIGDDTDFGRLTPKDYPILSDLYDLMEEEYKHYDAKKKQLYTAELLQEICLGLHSMCKGAESKFFNGHTNITDSSFLTFGVKGLLQASKNVKDAMLFNVLSYMSNELLTNGHTAACIDEFYLFLTNLTAVEYIRNFMKRVRKKDSAVILASQNLEDFNIDGIREYTKPLFSIPTHVFLFNAGNIDSRFYIDTLQLEQSEYNLIRYPQRGVCLYKCGNERYNLMVHAPEYKEKLFGSAGGR
- a CDS encoding amidoligase family protein — its product is MDMREQKFGIEIEMTGITRQRAAEVMAAYFSSTFSYDGGSYEEYSVRDAAGRRWKVMYDSSIEAQKKGGGYAGSEYKVEFVSPICEYADIPVIQELIRQLRHAGAVAGKNTGIHVHINAAPHDARTLRNITNIMYSKEDLIYKALQVDVEREHRYCQKVEEDFLQELNRKKPKSLEEVSRIWYKGVDGRHRHYHESRYHCLNLHSVFQKGTIEFRLFNSTTHAGKIKAYIQLCLAISAQALNQKCASRIKTASTNEKYTFRTWLLRLGMIGDEFKTARKFLLENLEGGIAWKDPEQAVRQKERLRAMKEKKELEIGHAQQADSMEEEVPEDAQGMNMTM
- a CDS encoding gamma-glutamylcyclotransferase family protein, which codes for MNMTGRRYIAYGSNLNRGQMALRCPDAKVVGTGEIKDYELLFRGNRNGAVATVEPKKGESVPVLIWEISPRDEFNLDRYEGYPRLYGKEMLEVEMDGKREKMMAYTMTDGYAMGVPSEHYLATIRTGYQEAGFDEDVLMAGVEKSRERMKQEMEAERMEEASWSQQLPL